From a region of the Rhipicephalus microplus isolate Deutch F79 chromosome X, USDA_Rmic, whole genome shotgun sequence genome:
- the LOC142776698 gene encoding uncharacterized protein LOC142776698 isoform X2 yields MPSGGPGYGSYCCLSWCFNNGRTHKKPGTSFFRMPRDGRIKAWMQHAGRDDLLSKPASLLYTTYRVCSDHFTAQSFMDPGHTRLTRMAVPSVQPAAPCSLSIASNSDCDMTAEAALQGPAVEASKSGSHTLRCPDEQGGSSLVAGERISADFVLREKTLTNRSAVTKGTCVTGPSQDFSDSTVRGTEQASQDPPEDVSTNSTTPECPRENVRFCVPATVSSSMKYKQTIKHLQAKVAAQQKTIKRLRRQPHQAPSSASKALGVIRPHVTEKVFKLLSAHVGLRPKRKGKRFPVWFKKFALHLNFRGPRAYRFLAPYFFCPPGVH; encoded by the exons atgccgtccggtgGTCCaggctacggcagctactgctgtttatcgtggtgcttcaacaatggcagaacccacaagaagcctgggacgagtttcttccgcatgcCACGGGatggcag gattaaagcatggatgcagcatgctggacgcgatgatcttctgagtaagccggccagcctattgtacacaacgtacagggtttgtagcgaccattttactgctcaaagtttcatggaccctgggcacacaaggcttacaagaatggctgttcccagtgtgcaaccagctgcaccat gctCTCTGAGcatcgcttcaaatagtgactgtgacatgactgcagaagctgcactgcaag gacctgcggtagaggcttcaaaaagcggctcccacacattgaggtgtcccgatgagcagg gtggcagctcccttgtagctggtgaaagaatttctgctgacttcgtgttgcgggagaaaaccttaaccaatcgttcagctgtcacaaaaggaacttgtgtgaccg gccccTCGCAAGATttttccgacagcactgtccgaggcactgaacaagcttcacaagaccctccagaagacgtctccaccAACAGtaccacgcctgagtgccctagagaaaatg tgcgtttctgtgtgccagcgacagtgtcttcatcaatgaagtacaagcaaaccattaaacatctgcaagccaaagtagcagcacagcagaaaactatcaaaagactgcggagacagcctcaccaagcaccttCATCGGcttcaaaggcccttggagttatccgaccgcacgtcaccgagaaggtttttaaacttctttctgcacatgttggcttgaggcccaaacgcaagggcaagcggtttcccgtgtggttcaagaaattcgctcttcacttaaacttcagaggtccgcgagcataccgatttctggctccatattttttttgccctcccggcgttcattaa
- the LOC142776698 gene encoding uncharacterized protein LOC142776698 isoform X1, with protein MHLLTFSDRADAMPSGGPGYGSYCCLSWCFNNGRTHKKPGTSFFRMPRDGRIKAWMQHAGRDDLLSKPASLLYTTYRVCSDHFTAQSFMDPGHTRLTRMAVPSVQPAAPCSLSIASNSDCDMTAEAALQGPAVEASKSGSHTLRCPDEQGGSSLVAGERISADFVLREKTLTNRSAVTKGTCVTGPSQDFSDSTVRGTEQASQDPPEDVSTNSTTPECPRENVRFCVPATVSSSMKYKQTIKHLQAKVAAQQKTIKRLRRQPHQAPSSASKALGVIRPHVTEKVFKLLSAHVGLRPKRKGKRFPVWFKKFALHLNFRGPRAYRFLAPYFFCPPGVH; from the exons atgcacttactaacattttcagaccgcgctgatgccatgccgtccggtgGTCCaggctacggcagctactgctgtttatcgtggtgcttcaacaatggcagaacccacaagaagcctgggacgagtttcttccgcatgcCACGGGatggcag gattaaagcatggatgcagcatgctggacgcgatgatcttctgagtaagccggccagcctattgtacacaacgtacagggtttgtagcgaccattttactgctcaaagtttcatggaccctgggcacacaaggcttacaagaatggctgttcccagtgtgcaaccagctgcaccat gctCTCTGAGcatcgcttcaaatagtgactgtgacatgactgcagaagctgcactgcaag gacctgcggtagaggcttcaaaaagcggctcccacacattgaggtgtcccgatgagcagg gtggcagctcccttgtagctggtgaaagaatttctgctgacttcgtgttgcgggagaaaaccttaaccaatcgttcagctgtcacaaaaggaacttgtgtgaccg gccccTCGCAAGATttttccgacagcactgtccgaggcactgaacaagcttcacaagaccctccagaagacgtctccaccAACAGtaccacgcctgagtgccctagagaaaatg tgcgtttctgtgtgccagcgacagtgtcttcatcaatgaagtacaagcaaaccattaaacatctgcaagccaaagtagcagcacagcagaaaactatcaaaagactgcggagacagcctcaccaagcaccttCATCGGcttcaaaggcccttggagttatccgaccgcacgtcaccgagaaggtttttaaacttctttctgcacatgttggcttgaggcccaaacgcaagggcaagcggtttcccgtgtggttcaagaaattcgctcttcacttaaacttcagaggtccgcgagcataccgatttctggctccatattttttttgccctcccggcgttcattaa